Proteins from one Leptospira bourretii genomic window:
- the ccsA gene encoding cytochrome c biogenesis protein CcsA, which produces MERKIRIFHPVFDIGFYLVVCTTLVFAVIFSLVYPNVILEQGLSHRIFYLHVPVAWVALYGPILSFVFSLIFLFTRNLLWDRLAFTANQLSFLFAVGVLFSGPIWAYSAWGVPWDKTDARLQSFFILCISLVSYFIFRYLVPAKSKKAILSAYLSVLCAVSAVLTWGAIRWIENPGNHPGSVLGKGGMDSDMKQSMWLGVIAFHFLFLFLFLVSNRSEKIQDIRSKLKSELD; this is translated from the coding sequence ATGGAACGTAAGATTCGGATATTCCACCCTGTTTTCGACATCGGTTTTTATCTCGTTGTGTGCACCACACTTGTCTTTGCCGTTATCTTTTCGTTAGTGTATCCTAATGTCATTTTGGAACAAGGACTAAGTCACAGGATTTTTTATTTACATGTTCCGGTCGCCTGGGTTGCGTTATATGGCCCAATCCTTTCTTTTGTTTTTTCCCTAATTTTTCTTTTTACCAGAAATTTGCTTTGGGACAGACTTGCCTTTACTGCAAACCAACTTTCCTTTTTATTTGCGGTTGGAGTTTTGTTTTCTGGCCCGATTTGGGCCTATAGCGCCTGGGGAGTTCCTTGGGACAAAACGGATGCTAGGTTACAATCTTTCTTTATTCTTTGTATTTCCTTGGTAAGTTATTTTATTTTCCGTTATTTAGTCCCTGCCAAATCCAAAAAAGCCATTCTTTCCGCTTATCTTTCCGTCCTTTGTGCCGTGAGTGCCGTTCTTACCTGGGGAGCTATTCGGTGGATTGAAAACCCAGGAAACCACCCTGGCAGTGTTCTTGGAAAAGGGGGGATGGATTCTGATATGAAACAAAGTATGTGGCTTGGGGTGATTGCCTTCCACTTTCTCTTTCTTTTCCTTTTTCTTGTTTCCAACCGTAGTGAAAAAATCCAAGATATTAGATCCAAACTGAAATCGGAACTGGATTAG
- a CDS encoding ABC transporter ATP-binding protein, with protein MFTLKNISVHIGGRQLLQNINLVAKPNLITGLIGKSGSGKSTLFRLALGLLDETSGYKWSGSLHWKEEKLPQRQNPKLQPVFQDPHGSFSHIGTMRELLLEPIRIQRGIFLSEDTKKRERIRIETFCDRFDLPKELLERTKQELSGGQLQRFAILRALLTSPEYLLLDEPVTALDVLVQKKIAEELKQINQTENIGMFIVSHDLGFLSYMCDQIFVLDGGEIVEFGPTNEILSNPKSQLLQTLKEARNHSFGGAVSSSESSN; from the coding sequence ATTTCGGTACATATTGGTGGACGCCAACTTTTACAGAATATCAATTTAGTAGCAAAGCCAAATCTGATTACGGGCCTCATTGGTAAATCAGGTTCCGGGAAATCAACTTTGTTCCGGTTGGCCTTAGGACTACTCGACGAAACATCTGGATACAAGTGGAGTGGGTCTCTGCATTGGAAAGAAGAGAAATTACCCCAAAGGCAAAATCCCAAACTACAACCAGTCTTCCAAGACCCACATGGGAGTTTTTCTCATATAGGCACTATGAGAGAATTGTTACTCGAACCAATCCGTATCCAAAGGGGAATTTTTTTATCTGAGGATACCAAAAAAAGAGAACGGATTCGTATTGAGACTTTTTGTGACCGATTTGATTTGCCAAAAGAATTGTTAGAAAGGACAAAACAAGAGTTAAGTGGTGGTCAATTGCAACGATTTGCCATCCTTCGAGCCTTACTCACTTCTCCTGAATATTTACTTTTGGATGAACCTGTCACCGCTCTTGATGTTCTTGTCCAAAAAAAAATTGCAGAAGAACTAAAACAAATCAACCAAACTGAAAACATAGGAATGTTTATAGTATCTCATGATTTAGGATTTTTATCGTATATGTGTGATCAGATTTTTGTTTTGGATGGTGGAGAAATTGTAGAATTTGGTCCAACGAATGAGATTCTATCAAACCCAAAGTCTCAGTTGTTACAAACATTAAAGGAAGCTAGGAATCATTCGTTTGGGGGAGCTGTTTCTTCTTCTGAATCATCCAATTGA
- a CDS encoding PP2C family protein-serine/threonine phosphatase, producing the protein MPKEESTHTILIVDDVPENVELLKYLLQQEGFKTYTAFSAEEARLVLLNTAIDTLLLDVNMPVQDGFSFCRELRTMDQFKLLPILFITSIEREVGFQEAMKNGGDDFINKPFNKRELVAKIHSVIRLKDLQDELYRQKSKYEKELQTARRVQDQLIPEKSFIWNGIKAQTLFHPYLQIGGDFVDSWIEEKKLHIVIADCSGHGPSAALIGAMFKMQLFNLVSTMDLRERVAHLRKNMELVLPEDYAITFCYAILDQDLKLSYINGGHPAPIVYMDGETRFLKGMSPMIMGINFAANDEVQTVQLKTGSMFFMYTDGASEAMNPKSEYITEEGMKDIFHESVKSGKDILQSVQTKILEFCGASTPSDDMAMVCIQL; encoded by the coding sequence ATGCCAAAAGAAGAATCTACTCATACCATTCTCATCGTAGATGACGTTCCAGAAAACGTGGAACTTTTGAAATACCTTTTGCAACAAGAAGGTTTTAAAACATATACGGCCTTTTCTGCAGAAGAAGCACGTTTGGTATTGTTAAACACGGCAATCGATACACTTTTGTTAGATGTAAATATGCCGGTCCAAGATGGGTTTTCTTTTTGTAGGGAACTACGGACGATGGATCAGTTCAAACTCCTTCCGATCCTCTTTATCACTTCAATCGAAAGAGAAGTAGGGTTTCAAGAAGCCATGAAAAATGGTGGAGATGATTTTATTAACAAACCTTTCAACAAAAGGGAACTAGTTGCAAAAATTCATTCTGTCATTCGTTTGAAGGACTTACAGGACGAGTTGTACAGACAAAAAAGTAAATACGAAAAAGAATTACAGACAGCAAGGCGTGTCCAAGACCAACTCATTCCTGAAAAAAGTTTTATTTGGAACGGGATCAAAGCACAGACTTTGTTCCATCCTTACTTACAAATTGGTGGGGACTTTGTTGATTCTTGGATCGAAGAAAAAAAACTCCATATTGTCATTGCTGATTGTTCTGGGCATGGACCGAGTGCGGCCCTCATTGGTGCCATGTTCAAAATGCAATTATTTAACTTAGTGTCTACTATGGATCTTAGAGAACGTGTGGCACATTTAAGAAAAAACATGGAATTAGTGTTACCTGAAGATTATGCGATTACTTTTTGTTATGCGATTCTAGATCAAGACTTAAAACTTTCTTATATCAACGGAGGCCATCCGGCTCCAATTGTTTATATGGATGGGGAAACCAGGTTTTTAAAAGGGATGAGTCCCATGATTATGGGAATTAATTTTGCGGCAAATGATGAAGTTCAAACTGTACAATTAAAAACAGGATCTATGTTTTTTATGTATACCGATGGGGCCAGTGAAGCAATGAACCCAAAGTCGGAATACATTACAGAAGAAGGAATGAAGGATATTTTTCATGAATCCGTAAAGTCTGGAAAAGATATTCTACAGTCAGTGCAAACGAAAATATTAGAAT
- a CDS encoding heme exporter protein CcmB: MLLTLLKKEFYLIGRSLGGILSLFTLSVSVVFIFYTSIEVNEMLTERSVRGIKWAIIFILNFVIVSQSLWEERESMGWEASLSFVSPISLYLAKSFAIWFCTILVNGALVLVLSVFFQNMSMDRFFGEWLFANLGSGSLVFLGVSLGLIAFESRLKEIIIPLLQLPFSIPLFLFGLEAEHRYWLEPGFYLPSVGLLLFFMIFYATLGSVMIEILRNEH, from the coding sequence TTGTTACTCACCTTACTTAAAAAAGAATTTTATCTGATTGGTAGGTCTCTTGGTGGGATCCTTTCTCTTTTTACTTTGAGTGTTTCTGTGGTATTTATTTTTTATACCTCCATCGAAGTAAATGAAATGTTAACGGAAAGAAGTGTACGTGGGATCAAATGGGCCATTATATTTATCCTTAACTTTGTGATTGTAAGCCAAAGCCTTTGGGAAGAACGAGAATCGATGGGTTGGGAGGCAAGTCTCTCTTTTGTGAGTCCAATTTCCCTTTATTTGGCCAAGTCCTTTGCCATTTGGTTTTGTACCATACTTGTGAATGGTGCCCTTGTTTTGGTCCTTTCCGTTTTCTTTCAAAACATGAGTATGGATCGGTTTTTCGGAGAATGGCTTTTTGCTAACCTTGGTAGTGGGTCTCTTGTGTTTCTTGGAGTTTCCCTTGGGCTCATCGCTTTTGAGAGTCGTTTGAAAGAAATTATCATTCCCTTGTTGCAACTGCCGTTTTCCATTCCACTATTTCTTTTTGGGTTGGAAGCGGAACATCGGTATTGGCTGGAACCAGGGTTTTACCTACCGTCCGTGGGACTTCTCTTGTTTTTTATGATTTTTTATGCAACGCTTGGTTCGGTGATGATTGAGATTCTTAGGAATGAGCACTGA
- a CDS encoding ABC transporter ATP-binding protein, translated as MNQTLLETKALTITVGEKVLLKEIYLSFFETGLVAVLGENGAGKSTLLKEIYHHSLSSPKWTWHQGKKKLSYLGHELGFYSSLSLEENLEYFAKLDGRPLDQTRKNQLLESFRLQKRIWDPIHTFSRGMKQKAAILRVLLSSADVILFDEPYTGLDADSSKILSDLLNEESKSKLILAVLHSIPDELKCTSQLQIEKGGAFVTHLT; from the coding sequence ATGAACCAAACCCTTTTGGAAACAAAAGCGCTTACTATAACTGTCGGCGAAAAGGTCTTACTGAAAGAGATTTATCTTTCTTTTTTTGAGACAGGACTTGTGGCTGTGCTCGGAGAAAATGGAGCAGGGAAGTCCACTCTTCTCAAAGAAATTTACCACCATTCTTTATCATCTCCCAAATGGACTTGGCACCAAGGCAAAAAAAAATTGAGTTATCTTGGTCATGAGTTGGGATTTTACTCCTCCTTAAGTTTAGAAGAGAATTTAGAATATTTTGCAAAGTTAGACGGGCGTCCTTTGGACCAAACAAGGAAAAACCAACTTTTAGAATCTTTCCGGTTACAAAAACGGATTTGGGATCCCATTCATACCTTTTCACGTGGAATGAAACAAAAAGCTGCCATCCTTCGGGTTCTACTTTCTTCGGCAGATGTGATTTTGTTTGATGAACCTTACACCGGGTTAGATGCTGATTCCTCAAAAATTCTCAGCGATCTTCTCAATGAAGAATCCAAATCAAAATTGATTTTGGCAGTCCTCCATTCGATTCCCGATGAATTAAAATGTACATCCCAATTACAAATTGAAAAGGGGGGGGCTTTTGTTACTCACCTTACTTAA
- a CDS encoding tetratricopeptide repeat protein: protein MFFRSFSIALLFLFPTLIWGQKLIGNVEYPEILWGKDQEFDTSDFPNGSFIYHKDDFILARGKLFQGEPPKSNGSFTYEQETITNSGKWNNDTLEILFSEKPNVRLEVIKRLEAGIRFDPQFFPFRYNLGRLYSLEMKYEKALVEFEYAKAEMPDYFKTYLHIAILSEITRQVYYAIMNYKLAVEKNPYDTEALIRLADHYLATGLKNRALLYLNKALKIEEESPNVKLGFARLEMEKGNFHIAYKIFNRTTLTTAEGKPKPYDKKFHYYFAETASKVTDYETAEEEYTKMLTFTNDPFFATVSSKVIARRRDIAKKFAEAKRTQLDDSEEETAPPNE, encoded by the coding sequence ATGTTCTTCCGTAGCTTTAGTATCGCACTTCTGTTTTTATTCCCCACTCTGATTTGGGGACAAAAATTGATTGGAAACGTGGAATACCCAGAAATCCTCTGGGGCAAAGACCAAGAATTTGATACTTCTGATTTTCCCAATGGGTCTTTTATTTACCACAAAGACGATTTTATCCTCGCCAGGGGAAAACTCTTCCAAGGGGAACCTCCCAAATCAAATGGAAGTTTTACTTACGAACAAGAAACCATCACCAATTCTGGAAAATGGAATAATGATACTCTTGAAATTTTATTTTCAGAAAAACCAAATGTTCGTCTCGAAGTGATCAAACGTTTAGAAGCTGGCATTCGTTTTGATCCCCAATTTTTTCCTTTCCGATACAATTTAGGAAGATTGTATTCACTTGAAATGAAATATGAAAAAGCTTTGGTTGAATTTGAATATGCCAAAGCAGAAATGCCAGATTATTTTAAAACCTATCTCCACATTGCGATTCTTTCCGAAATCACACGCCAAGTGTATTATGCGATTATGAATTATAAACTGGCGGTAGAAAAAAATCCCTATGACACTGAGGCTTTAATCCGTCTGGCTGATCATTATTTGGCCACAGGTTTAAAAAACAGAGCACTTCTCTATTTAAACAAAGCCCTGAAGATTGAAGAAGAAAGTCCAAATGTGAAATTAGGATTTGCAAGACTCGAAATGGAAAAAGGAAATTTTCATATCGCATATAAAATTTTTAATCGCACCACTCTCACCACAGCGGAAGGAAAACCAAAACCTTACGATAAAAAATTTCATTATTATTTTGCAGAGACTGCTTCCAAAGTCACTGACTATGAAACGGCAGAAGAAGAATATACAAAGATGCTTACCTTTACAAATGATCCCTTTTTTGCCACAGTTTCTTCCAAAGTCATTGCAAGAAGACGTGACATTGCGAAAAAATTTGCCGAAGCAAAACGAACTCAATTGGATGATTCAGAAGAAGAAACAGCTCCCCCAAACGAATGA